Proteins from a genomic interval of Treponema succinifaciens DSM 2489:
- the ispE gene encoding 4-(cytidine 5'-diphospho)-2-C-methyl-D-erythritol kinase: MSDSITVLAPAKINLGLEIFPRRADGYHGLHSIFTTVGLFDEICVSKIDEKNTCIVDSFGMDLPNQNTITAAYKAFCVLTGIDLGVHVSIKKRIPSGGGLGGGSSDASSFIQSVNNLFKAGLGIDSLSAIAGKVGSDVFFFTYALSAQDGKRFSKFEPFAAVVEGRGEKVRQIQHRSDFSVLLVFPNVGVSTKDAYALVDETLDLERRRNKISLEEIYNLPVKNWSFKNDFTVPVSEKYAGIAEALIKLKSCGADFADMSGSGSTVFGIFEKKETALKAKVLLEKEFNLALCLGG; this comes from the coding sequence ATGTCTGACAGTATAACTGTTTTAGCACCTGCGAAAATAAATCTTGGACTTGAAATTTTTCCAAGGCGTGCTGATGGTTATCATGGGTTGCATAGCATTTTTACGACAGTCGGTTTGTTTGATGAAATTTGTGTTTCTAAAATCGATGAAAAAAATACTTGCATAGTTGATTCTTTTGGAATGGATCTTCCAAATCAAAATACAATAACTGCGGCGTACAAAGCTTTCTGCGTGCTGACTGGCATAGATTTGGGAGTTCATGTTTCAATTAAGAAAAGAATTCCTTCCGGCGGTGGATTGGGGGGCGGCTCAAGTGATGCTTCTTCTTTTATTCAATCCGTGAACAATCTATTTAAAGCTGGTCTAGGCATTGATTCTCTTTCTGCAATTGCAGGAAAAGTCGGAAGCGATGTTTTTTTCTTTACTTATGCACTTTCTGCGCAGGACGGAAAACGGTTCAGCAAGTTTGAACCTTTTGCAGCTGTTGTTGAAGGTCGTGGAGAGAAAGTCAGGCAAATACAGCATAGAAGTGATTTTTCTGTGCTTTTGGTTTTTCCAAATGTCGGTGTTTCTACAAAAGATGCTTATGCTCTTGTGGATGAAACTCTTGATTTGGAACGCAGGCGGAATAAAATTTCACTTGAAGAAATTTATAATCTGCCAGTAAAAAACTGGAGCTTTAAAAATGACTTTACAGTTCCTGTTTCAGAAAAATATGCAGGAATTGCTGAGGCTTTAATTAAGCTCAAGTCTTGTGGTGCGGATTTTGCTGACATGAGCGGTTCTGGTTCGACTGTGTTCG
- a CDS encoding ISAs1 family transposase, whose protein sequence is MSGRGLKAVAMAREERTVNGKTSTDIRFFLTSLDNIELVKKSIRLHWGIENRLHWCLDMTFNEDYKRHRKDHSPENMTVMRRLALNILRQAEKPENKKQDSLSKRTIWFRENRQFRQTVLRLL, encoded by the coding sequence ATGAGTGGCCGGGGACTTAAGGCTGTTGCCATGGCACGGGAAGAACGGACTGTAAATGGAAAAACTTCCACAGACATCAGGTTTTTTCTAACTTCACTTGATAACATTGAACTTGTGAAAAAATCAATTCGACTACACTGGGGAATTGAAAACCGCCTTCACTGGTGTCTTGATATGACTTTCAATGAGGACTACAAAAGGCACCGAAAGGATCATAGTCCGGAAAACATGACAGTTATGCGCCGGCTTGCATTAAATATCTTACGCCAAGCAGAAAAACCGGAGAATAAAAAACAGGACAGTTTAAGCAAGCGCACGATCTGGTTTCGGGAAAACCGCCAGTTCCGCCAAACGGTTTTAAGGCTCCTTTAA
- a CDS encoding ISAs1 family transposase — protein sequence MLLRESLEEIDDFRVKRCRKFELADIFLLVLFGLLSGIKDIEHIAEWAEEAEESIKGLVKFEFGPPSADTILRVFRNVNADKIEKVFIKWAHGIYEKVKIEPDRTIVAIDGKTMCGSNKVTGAKGIHIVSAWADELSLILGQVKTDEKSNEITAIPELLELIDIRGMIITIDAMGCQKKICEKIKEKKADYVLSLKGNQSTTHEAVKDFFSMDEKELAKYGVIKSEKECNPDHGRIENRQYYLCTNLSWLENKDEWPGT from the coding sequence ATGCTTTTAAGAGAAAGTCTGGAAGAAATAGACGATTTTAGAGTAAAAAGGTGCAGGAAGTTTGAACTGGCTGATATTTTCCTGCTGGTTTTGTTCGGGCTGCTAAGCGGCATCAAGGACATTGAGCACATAGCTGAATGGGCGGAGGAAGCGGAAGAGTCCATCAAGGGGCTGGTGAAGTTTGAGTTCGGTCCGCCAAGTGCCGACACAATTCTCCGGGTTTTCAGAAATGTGAACGCAGATAAAATCGAGAAAGTTTTTATAAAGTGGGCTCATGGAATTTACGAGAAAGTAAAAATTGAACCGGACAGAACAATTGTTGCCATCGACGGAAAGACGATGTGCGGCTCAAACAAGGTCACGGGAGCAAAGGGAATTCACATTGTAAGTGCATGGGCAGATGAACTGTCCCTCATTCTTGGGCAGGTAAAGACAGATGAAAAGTCAAATGAAATCACTGCAATTCCTGAGCTTCTGGAACTGATTGATATAAGGGGAATGATAATCACAATCGATGCAATGGGCTGCCAGAAAAAAATCTGCGAGAAAATTAAGGAAAAAAAAGCAGACTATGTTCTTTCTTTGAAAGGAAATCAAAGCACGACACACGAAGCCGTAAAAGACTTTTTCTCTATGGATGAAAAGGAGCTTGCAAAATACGGAGTTATAAAAAGCGAAAAGGAATGTAATCCTGACCATGGACGAATTGAAAACAGGCAGTATTACCTGTGCACGAACCTGTCGTGGCTGGAGAATAAAGATGAGTGGCCGGGGACTTAA
- a CDS encoding HD domain-containing protein, with protein sequence MKKEFTLKIFEAFSIERWNDLVRPFEIIEMDKHAEKTVVAYIIAKYEENLGAKIDWEWLIYASLFDLLRKIQLCDIKSPVQTLIKNEYPEEYARLNDWVLERYKDLIDDKELYKKFEFYLKDLSSFSAEKKELPLTVKIFRAAHKYSTLRELEMISPVNETERLDSIRKELNADLQKYLDLRGLQLLITKQKPFEFLMRIEQLRFQTRWNQTPRVPRTSVLGHCFFVAILTLLLCRDSGVKMCAKRLYNNFFSGLFHDLPESVTRDIISPVKRATDGLPAIVKDIEDKIVSKELVPLMEKFYCDEILYFTSDEFMNRCVFDGCVLPVSFEELNSAFNEDKYNPVDGRLVRVADHYSALLEAGLSIRYGITSQQLTDGKANLLKVYDDGKIINGIDAKKLFHEFID encoded by the coding sequence ATGAAAAAAGAATTTACGCTGAAAATTTTCGAAGCATTTTCTATTGAACGCTGGAACGATTTGGTTCGTCCTTTTGAAATAATCGAAATGGACAAGCACGCAGAAAAAACAGTCGTTGCATACATAATTGCAAAATATGAAGAAAATCTCGGCGCAAAAATTGATTGGGAATGGCTGATTTATGCGAGCCTTTTTGATTTGCTCAGAAAAATTCAGCTTTGCGACATAAAAAGCCCGGTTCAGACTCTTATAAAAAATGAATATCCGGAAGAATACGCCCGCCTTAACGACTGGGTTTTAGAGCGTTACAAAGATTTAATTGACGATAAGGAACTTTATAAGAAATTTGAATTTTATTTGAAGGATTTAAGCAGTTTTTCCGCTGAAAAAAAAGAGCTTCCTCTTACTGTAAAAATTTTCCGAGCGGCGCATAAATATTCAACTTTGCGTGAGCTTGAAATGATTTCTCCAGTGAACGAAACTGAGCGTCTGGATTCAATCCGTAAAGAGCTTAATGCCGACTTGCAAAAATACCTTGATTTGCGCGGACTTCAACTTTTGATTACAAAACAGAAGCCGTTTGAATTTTTGATGCGGATTGAGCAGCTTCGTTTCCAGACAAGGTGGAATCAAACTCCGAGAGTTCCGCGGACATCCGTGCTTGGTCATTGCTTTTTTGTTGCGATTTTGACTTTGCTTTTGTGCCGTGATTCTGGCGTGAAAATGTGTGCAAAACGTCTTTATAACAACTTTTTTTCAGGCCTTTTCCATGATTTGCCGGAAAGCGTTACGCGCGATATAATTTCGCCTGTAAAAAGAGCGACCGACGGACTTCCTGCGATAGTAAAAGACATTGAAGATAAAATTGTTTCAAAAGAACTTGTTCCGCTTATGGAAAAATTTTATTGCGATGAAATACTTTATTTTACTAGCGATGAATTTATGAACAGATGCGTTTTTGACGGATGTGTTCTTCCTGTAAGTTTTGAGGAACTGAATTCCGCATTCAATGAAGACAAATATAATCCAGTGGATGGCCGCTTGGTTCGTGTTGCCGACCATTATTCTGCATTGCTTGAAGCCGGACTTTCTATTCGCTACGGAATAACGAGCCAGCAACTTACAGATGGAAAGGCAAATCTTTTGAAGGTTTATGATGACGGAAAAATTATCAATGGAATCGATGCAAAAAAACTATTCCACGAATTTATAGACTGA
- the recN gene encoding DNA repair protein RecN: protein MLEELDIKNFALIESAHIEFEKGFTVLSGETGAGKSILIGSLAFLLGGKSGTEQIRAGCHEAQVSGVFFLENKETFLWLDEHGIESEENRIIIRRVIRDNGKSSAWIGGTPVTRVILSEFSAFLVDIHGQHEQQSLMKVAEHRRYLDIYAGIVGEVSSFTSIYNQLVEKRKILENLNSNESERNAKIDMLNFAVSEISEANLKAGEDEELEAEENRLSSFEKLYADIEEINSAFEGEGENGIIFLLKKICGTASKALDSDKSLEPLENRLQSAFYEIDDIAGEFRRYASSLVFDPERLEQVQERLELIFRLKQKYTGRNSSVANLLSYAENASRQLEELGGSTFDKSILEKEISELEKKVYVLAKSLSEKRKSAAEKMSLDVEKILCSLGMKDTKFRVGLTEKEGNAVEQKCGPYGMDNIEFLISANPGSPLNPLAKIASGGELSRVMLALKTILSDGDLAGTLVFDEIDTGIGGEVAVSVGSHMKLLAEKKQILCITHLASIAVYADNQIKIQKGVEGNTTASNVFEVSDEERVKEIARMLSGDSDSSQSLEHASAMLKKFGGR from the coding sequence GTGCTTGAAGAACTCGATATAAAAAATTTCGCTCTTATTGAAAGCGCGCACATCGAATTTGAAAAAGGCTTTACTGTTTTAAGTGGTGAAACTGGAGCCGGAAAATCAATACTGATTGGAAGCCTTGCCTTTTTGCTCGGCGGAAAATCTGGTACAGAACAAATTCGCGCTGGTTGTCATGAAGCCCAAGTTTCCGGCGTATTTTTCCTTGAAAACAAAGAAACTTTTCTTTGGCTTGATGAGCACGGAATTGAATCTGAAGAAAACCGCATAATAATCCGGCGAGTTATCCGCGATAATGGGAAATCTTCAGCATGGATTGGCGGAACTCCTGTAACAAGAGTGATTCTTTCTGAATTTTCAGCATTTCTCGTTGACATTCATGGGCAGCATGAGCAGCAGTCACTTATGAAAGTTGCCGAGCACCGTCGTTATCTTGATATTTATGCCGGAATTGTCGGAGAAGTTTCATCATTTACTTCAATTTATAATCAGCTTGTTGAAAAAAGAAAAATTCTTGAAAATCTTAATAGCAACGAATCGGAGCGAAATGCAAAAATCGATATGCTGAATTTTGCGGTTTCTGAAATTTCTGAGGCGAATTTAAAAGCTGGAGAAGACGAGGAGCTTGAAGCCGAAGAAAACAGACTGTCATCATTTGAAAAACTTTACGCTGATATTGAAGAAATAAATTCCGCTTTTGAAGGCGAAGGTGAAAACGGAATTATTTTCCTGCTGAAAAAAATCTGCGGAACTGCGTCAAAAGCCTTGGATTCTGATAAATCTCTTGAACCTTTGGAAAATCGGCTTCAGTCTGCGTTTTACGAAATTGACGACATTGCAGGCGAGTTTAGAAGATATGCAAGTTCGCTTGTTTTTGACCCGGAGCGGCTTGAGCAAGTTCAGGAGCGGCTTGAGCTTATTTTCAGGCTGAAACAAAAATACACAGGACGAAATTCTTCTGTCGCAAATCTTCTTTCTTATGCTGAAAATGCTTCCAGGCAGCTTGAAGAACTTGGCGGCTCAACTTTTGATAAATCGATTTTGGAAAAAGAAATTTCGGAGCTTGAAAAAAAAGTTTACGTTCTTGCAAAATCGCTTAGTGAAAAACGAAAATCCGCTGCGGAAAAAATGTCGCTTGATGTTGAAAAAATTCTTTGCAGCCTTGGAATGAAAGACACCAAATTCCGCGTTGGACTTACTGAAAAAGAAGGGAATGCGGTTGAGCAAAAATGCGGTCCTTATGGAATGGACAATATAGAATTTTTAATCAGTGCAAATCCTGGTTCTCCTTTGAATCCGCTTGCAAAAATCGCATCTGGCGGTGAGCTTAGCCGTGTAATGCTTGCATTGAAGACAATTCTTTCGGACGGTGATTTGGCGGGAACTCTTGTTTTTGATGAAATTGATACTGGAATCGGCGGAGAGGTTGCGGTTTCTGTTGGAAGCCACATGAAGCTTCTTGCGGAAAAAAAGCAAATTCTTTGCATAACACATCTTGCGAGTATTGCCGTTTATGCCGATAATCAAATTAAGATTCAAAAAGGCGTGGAAGGAAACACAACGGCCTCGAATGTTTTTGAAGTTTCTGACGAAGAGCGCGTAAAAGAGATTGCTAGAATGTTGTCTGGCGATTCAGATTCTTCCCAGTCGCTTGAACACGCATCTGCAATGCTGAAAAAATTCGGAGGAAGGTAA
- a CDS encoding NAD(+)/NADH kinase: MKKCLIIANSFKENAGLLGNEISVFLKKENIENSLFLYDGKEVRSKILDIDFSGYDFVVTLGGDGTVLFACRGCAPLGIPVFPINLGEFGFIAAVPKDNWKKELELFLREKCYISSRSLVQCEVLRNGKTVFRCCGMNDCVISSCPSSHLVNLNVAYNHALLGPFKTNGIIVSTPTGSTAYSAAAGGPIVEPELSALVLTPVSSFSLSARPLVFGEKGEIVITLMSSRSDASLTCDGQIDFELKEGDVLILKIPEFRARLICSTQEKFFSALQSKLNWSGGPRA, translated from the coding sequence ATGAAAAAATGTCTTATCATAGCTAATTCTTTTAAAGAAAACGCCGGGCTTTTGGGAAATGAAATTTCAGTTTTTTTGAAAAAAGAAAATATTGAAAATTCGCTCTTTTTATATGACGGAAAAGAAGTCCGCTCAAAAATTCTTGATATTGATTTTTCAGGCTATGATTTTGTTGTAACTTTGGGAGGAGACGGAACTGTTTTGTTTGCCTGCCGTGGATGCGCACCTTTAGGAATTCCTGTTTTTCCGATAAATTTGGGAGAGTTTGGTTTTATTGCCGCAGTTCCAAAAGACAATTGGAAAAAAGAACTGGAGCTTTTCTTAAGGGAAAAATGCTACATAAGCAGCCGCTCTCTAGTTCAGTGTGAAGTTTTGAGAAATGGAAAAACCGTTTTCAGATGCTGCGGAATGAATGACTGCGTTATTTCGAGTTGTCCGTCTTCTCATCTTGTAAATTTAAATGTGGCTTACAACCATGCTCTTTTAGGGCCTTTTAAAACGAACGGAATAATTGTTTCAACGCCGACTGGTTCCACGGCTTATTCTGCTGCTGCAGGCGGACCGATTGTTGAGCCGGAACTTTCAGCTTTGGTCTTGACGCCGGTGAGTTCTTTCAGTTTGTCTGCAAGGCCTTTGGTTTTTGGAGAAAAAGGTGAAATTGTAATAACTTTGATGAGCAGCCGCTCAGATGCTTCTTTGACTTGCGATGGTCAGATTGATTTTGAGTTGAAAGAAGGCGATGTTTTGATTTTGAAAATACCAGAATTTCGGGCAAGGCTTATTTGTTCTACGCAGGAAAAATTTTTTTCAGCATTGCAGAGCAAACTAAACTGGTCAGGAGGTCCACGTGCTTGA
- a CDS encoding DegT/DnrJ/EryC1/StrS family aminotransferase: MIHTYSSTIRRKEMEAVLTCMVDEKIGPGEMNTRLVQTAKELIGFDGAVALRSPAIALEYIFKALNLPKESGVIVSALAPSYQLLTAEKLGYKVLAADVCEETGLVTVESVEKCIKDGGRLLILNETMGILPEIKSFLELGIPIVEDISQSVFATYPTEEQPEKKEGGEQKAAVGKKAGMYGLYAILGMEDRDIVTSGGGTLLIAPNRREWTVLKHIADEAPFTDILPDMNAALALVELKEFSRNEKTRRELFALFSRAVMSGRHKTFVRAAEDGSTIYSFPLVLNSGFKDVKSYAQKKNIEIRQAFENSIIALRQEELASECICANSLLLRCALFPLYPRLGQKDAAQIVKVLSSLP; this comes from the coding sequence ATGATTCATACTTATAGTTCTACAATCCGCCGCAAAGAAATGGAAGCTGTTCTTACTTGCATGGTTGATGAAAAAATCGGACCTGGCGAAATGAACACAAGGCTTGTTCAGACAGCAAAAGAACTGATTGGATTTGACGGCGCAGTTGCCTTAAGAAGTCCGGCGATTGCATTGGAATACATTTTTAAAGCTTTGAATCTGCCTAAAGAAAGTGGAGTTATTGTAAGCGCGCTTGCTCCGTCTTATCAGCTGCTTACTGCGGAAAAATTAGGATATAAAGTTCTTGCTGCTGATGTTTGCGAAGAAACTGGGCTTGTAACAGTTGAGTCTGTTGAAAAGTGCATAAAGGATGGCGGCCGGCTTTTGATTTTAAATGAAACAATGGGAATTCTTCCTGAAATCAAATCATTTTTGGAACTTGGAATTCCTATAGTTGAAGATATTTCGCAGTCGGTTTTTGCAACTTATCCTACTGAAGAACAGCCTGAAAAAAAAGAAGGAGGAGAGCAGAAAGCCGCTGTAGGAAAAAAAGCTGGAATGTATGGTCTTTATGCTATTCTTGGAATGGAAGACCGGGACATTGTAACTTCTGGAGGCGGCACGTTGCTTATAGCTCCGAATCGCCGTGAATGGACTGTGTTAAAGCACATTGCGGATGAAGCTCCTTTTACAGATATTCTGCCGGACATGAATGCGGCTTTGGCGCTTGTTGAGTTAAAGGAATTTTCACGAAATGAAAAAACAAGACGTGAGTTGTTTGCTCTGTTTTCAAGAGCTGTGATGTCTGGCAGGCATAAAACTTTTGTGCGCGCTGCGGAAGATGGCTCTACAATTTACTCTTTTCCTTTAGTTTTGAATTCTGGGTTTAAAGATGTGAAATCTTATGCGCAGAAAAAAAATATTGAAATTCGCCAGGCTTTTGAAAATTCTATAATTGCTCTTAGGCAGGAAGAGCTTGCTTCTGAATGCATCTGCGCGAATTCACTTTTGTTGCGCTGCGCATTGTTTCCATTGTATCCTCGACTGGGACAAAAAGATGCGGCTCAGATTGTAAAGGTATTGTCTTCTTTGCCATGA
- a CDS encoding chemotaxis protein CheW, whose protein sequence is MADEDTLLQLVTFQLGDELYGVDIMDVKEIVKIQNVRPIPNAPFYVEGIINLRGEVIPIINLHKRFYIKKMAKASDDEIGEDEGGFIILDIEGNKIGIIIDRIARVVPVQGDEIKPPPQMLSGIGTEYIHGVVRQENNYLIILDTRKLFSAKELQKILEPEAV, encoded by the coding sequence ATGGCAGATGAAGATACATTGTTGCAGCTTGTAACTTTTCAGCTTGGAGATGAGCTTTATGGTGTGGACATTATGGATGTCAAGGAAATCGTTAAGATTCAAAATGTGCGTCCTATTCCGAATGCTCCTTTTTATGTTGAGGGTATTATAAATTTGCGCGGAGAAGTCATTCCAATAATAAATCTGCATAAAAGATTTTATATCAAGAAAATGGCGAAGGCTTCAGATGATGAAATTGGTGAGGATGAAGGCGGATTTATTATTCTTGATATTGAAGGAAATAAAATCGGAATTATTATAGATAGAATTGCGCGTGTTGTTCCTGTTCAAGGCGATGAAATCAAACCTCCGCCACAGATGCTCAGTGGAATTGGCACAGAATATATTCACGGCGTAGTTCGTCAGGAAAATAATTATCTTATTATTCTTGATACACGCAAGTTGTTCAGTGCAAAGGAACTTCAGAAAATTCTTGAGCCGGAAGCTGTCTGA
- a CDS encoding ComF family protein, with amino-acid sequence MAFRKFTIYDFKRFAMLVLNFMFGNGKCCVCGNSTFNGKICISCSKKLYDEAENSHCEKCRICGKSLISEEEICMSCREERILKNSDKVVPVFPYRLWAKTLLFEWKMQNQRNLSLLFAEICNSVIKKRISENIFIVPVPPRPGKIRSRGWDQIEELSEILKVKFGYKVLKLLERTEKNQQKKLDRKKRLSSKGKIYTESKLLKRLSSENSLPEQVLLIDDVLTTGVTVESCCEILKNAGISKVDVLSLFVVD; translated from the coding sequence ATGGCTTTTAGAAAATTTACAATTTATGATTTTAAGCGTTTTGCAATGCTTGTTTTGAATTTCATGTTTGGAAATGGAAAATGCTGTGTATGCGGAAATTCCACTTTCAATGGAAAAATTTGCATTTCGTGCTCGAAAAAACTTTATGATGAAGCGGAAAACTCCCATTGTGAAAAATGTCGTATCTGCGGAAAATCTTTAATCAGTGAAGAAGAAATCTGCATGTCTTGCCGTGAAGAGCGCATTCTGAAAAATTCAGATAAAGTTGTTCCTGTTTTTCCATACAGACTTTGGGCAAAGACTCTTTTATTCGAATGGAAAATGCAAAATCAAAGAAATCTTTCACTTTTATTTGCTGAAATTTGCAATTCTGTAATTAAAAAAAGAATTTCAGAAAATATTTTCATTGTTCCTGTTCCGCCTCGTCCCGGAAAAATAAGATCAAGAGGCTGGGATCAAATTGAAGAGCTTTCAGAAATTCTTAAAGTGAAATTTGGATACAAAGTTTTAAAGCTTTTGGAGCGCACGGAAAAAAATCAGCAGAAAAAACTGGACAGAAAAAAACGCTTGTCTTCCAAGGGAAAAATTTATACAGAGTCAAAACTTTTGAAGCGTCTTTCCTCTGAAAATTCTTTGCCGGAACAAGTTCTTTTAATTGACGACGTTTTGACGACAGGCGTTACAGTTGAAAGTTGCTGTGAAATTTTGAAAAATGCCGGAATTTCAAAAGTAGACGTTTTATCTTTATTTGTAGTAGACTAG
- the mutS gene encoding DNA mismatch repair protein MutS: MAEETPVITQYLGIKKQHPNDVLFFRLGDFYEMFNEDALEVSRLLNLTLTHKGDNPMCGIPYHSAKGYIARLLRMGKKVAVAEQVGEVAKRGLTERKVVEVVTPGTAVESEYLDGGSNNFLASIFISGGFAGLAYIDVTTGEFRATKFPEYKFAENVSKELGRCSPKEIILPESLKNNKEIQTILETISVASVSWYPDWHFNAEKNYEHLVKQFKVANLNSFSLTKESPEVPPAGFLLDYIEKTTNAPVSHISGISVYQDSQFVIIDDSSRRNLEITFNLRDGTSSYTLLESVSNTKTAMGSRLLRSWLSFPLTNENEINSRQNHVELFVKDRNLLHCVRENLDGILDVERLAGRIAMDRAHAKDLQALKASLKFWLKSQAVLERYDFSMPEKDSAQKIIDLIENSIAEDPATVFTEGRIIKDGWSEELDYWKKVRNDFNGILEEYIESEKEKTGIQNLKIKSTGNLGYFIEVTKGKLDKIPPHFIMRRTLLNAERYTTEKLQELENSLNESGAKILELEHNLFIEVRNELKKYIPYLQQAAKKIAYVDVVCSFAESAILYNWNRPHVLSDSLEFSVKNGRHPVVERHLPAGEFVPNDVSLCGSEPENSASFALITGPNMAGKSTFLRQNALIALLAQTGSFVPADEANIGIVDRIFCRVGASDNLARGESTFLVEMTETARILRSATQNSLVIMDEVGRGTSTEDGLSIAWAVSEYLLNTLKCKTFFATHYHELTRLEHKSLKRLCMAVAENGSDIVFLRKVVEGSSENSYGIHVARLAGIPESVIERAGKILEKIQGDASVIIPETETEEVSKNKVEIFSGSLFSEEELVLDEILSCDIDNMTPMVALQNILRWKKSLAEK; the protein is encoded by the coding sequence ATGGCAGAAGAAACCCCGGTTATCACACAGTATCTTGGAATAAAAAAACAGCATCCGAATGATGTTTTGTTTTTTAGGCTAGGGGATTTTTATGAAATGTTCAATGAAGATGCGCTTGAAGTTTCGCGGCTTTTAAATCTTACATTGACGCATAAGGGGGACAATCCCATGTGCGGCATTCCGTATCATTCTGCAAAAGGCTATATCGCACGGCTTCTTCGGATGGGAAAAAAAGTTGCGGTTGCAGAACAGGTTGGCGAAGTTGCAAAACGCGGACTTACAGAGCGAAAGGTTGTCGAAGTTGTAACGCCGGGAACTGCTGTTGAAAGCGAATATCTTGATGGCGGTTCAAATAATTTTCTTGCTTCCATTTTTATTTCCGGCGGATTTGCTGGACTTGCTTACATTGATGTAACGACTGGAGAATTTCGTGCCACAAAATTTCCGGAATATAAATTTGCGGAAAATGTTTCTAAGGAACTCGGAAGGTGCAGCCCAAAAGAAATAATTCTTCCTGAAAGTTTAAAAAATAATAAGGAAATTCAAACTATCCTTGAAACAATTTCGGTTGCGTCTGTTTCCTGGTATCCGGACTGGCACTTCAATGCTGAAAAAAATTATGAGCATCTTGTAAAGCAATTTAAAGTTGCGAATTTAAATTCATTTTCACTTACAAAAGAAAGTCCCGAAGTTCCTCCAGCAGGATTTCTTCTTGATTATATAGAAAAAACTACGAACGCGCCTGTTTCGCATATTTCAGGAATTTCAGTTTATCAGGATTCTCAGTTTGTTATAATTGATGATTCTTCGCGACGGAATCTTGAAATCACTTTTAATTTGCGTGACGGAACTTCTAGTTATACTTTGCTTGAATCTGTGAGCAATACAAAAACCGCAATGGGAAGCCGACTTTTGCGTTCATGGCTTTCTTTTCCGCTTACAAATGAAAATGAGATAAATTCAAGGCAGAATCACGTTGAGCTTTTTGTAAAAGACAGAAACTTGCTTCATTGCGTGCGGGAAAATCTTGATGGAATTCTTGACGTTGAGCGGCTGGCCGGAAGAATTGCAATGGACAGGGCTCATGCGAAAGATTTGCAGGCGTTAAAGGCAAGCTTAAAATTCTGGTTGAAGTCGCAGGCTGTTTTGGAACGCTACGATTTTTCTATGCCTGAAAAAGATTCCGCACAAAAAATTATTGACCTTATAGAAAATTCAATTGCGGAAGATCCAGCCACAGTTTTTACAGAAGGACGGATTATAAAAGACGGCTGGTCGGAAGAACTCGACTACTGGAAAAAAGTACGAAATGATTTTAACGGAATTCTTGAAGAATACATTGAGTCAGAAAAAGAAAAAACAGGAATTCAGAATTTAAAAATAAAAAGCACCGGCAACCTTGGATATTTTATAGAAGTTACAAAAGGCAAGCTTGATAAAATTCCGCCCCATTTTATTATGCGTAGGACACTTTTAAATGCTGAGCGTTATACAACTGAAAAGCTTCAGGAACTTGAAAATTCTTTAAATGAATCAGGCGCAAAAATTCTTGAGCTTGAGCATAATCTTTTTATTGAAGTCAGAAATGAACTGAAAAAATATATTCCGTATCTTCAGCAGGCTGCAAAAAAAATCGCTTACGTTGATGTTGTTTGTTCTTTTGCAGAATCAGCAATTCTTTACAATTGGAATCGTCCGCACGTTTTGTCTGATAGCTTGGAATTTTCTGTAAAAAACGGAAGGCATCCTGTTGTTGAGCGTCATCTTCCTGCTGGCGAATTTGTTCCGAATGATGTTTCCCTTTGCGGCTCTGAGCCTGAAAATTCCGCGTCCTTTGCTTTGATTACTGGTCCGAATATGGCGGGAAAAAGCACGTTTTTGCGTCAGAACGCTCTTATTGCGCTTCTTGCACAGACTGGAAGTTTTGTTCCGGCTGATGAAGCGAATATTGGAATTGTTGACAGGATTTTTTGCCGTGTTGGAGCTAGCGATAATCTTGCGCGCGGAGAATCGACCTTTCTTGTTGAAATGACGGAAACTGCAAGAATACTTCGTTCCGCAACACAAAATTCTCTTGTCATAATGGATGAAGTAGGGCGGGGAACTAGCACGGAAGACGGACTTTCGATTGCCTGGGCTGTAAGCGAATATCTTTTAAATACATTGAAATGCAAGACTTTTTTTGCAACGCATTACCACGAACTTACAAGGCTGGAGCACAAATCATTGAAACGGCTTTGCATGGCTGTTGCGGAAAACGGCAGCGATATTGTTTTCCTTAGAAAAGTTGTTGAAGGCTCAAGTGAAAACAGCTATGGAATTCATGTTGCAAGGCTTGCAGGAATTCCAGAATCCGTCATTGAGCGCGCAGGAAAAATCTTGGAAAAAATTCAAGGAGATGCGTCCGTTATAATTCCAGAAACTGAAACTGAGGAAGTTTCAAAAAATAAAGTTGAAATTTTTTCAGGCTCATTGTTTTCCGAAGAGGAACTTGTTCTTGATGAAATTCTTTCTTGTGACATTGATAACATGACTCCAATGGTGGCGTTGCAAAATATTTTACGATGGAAAAAAAGTCTAGCTGAAAAATAA